Proteins from a genomic interval of Methanofollis formosanus:
- a CDS encoding transketolase C-terminal domain-containing protein, which yields MLMISTGNKAIAAAVKQARPSVVAAYPITPQTEIIEQIAAYVAAGEIETEYIPVESEHSAMAACIGAAATGVRTFTATSSHGLLYMHEMLHWATGARLPIVMANVNRAVGPGWNTWAEHTDAFSQRDTGWLQVFVGTVQEAYDATLMAFRIAEDERVLLPVMVNLDGFTLSHIMQSLETVDLGDFIPPNRLPYAIDVKNPMGYGPMTGPDDYFRFRWDIERSMRDAREVIRETEEEFARRFGRKYGPAEEYLCEDAEVVVVSMGTLGKEAEVAVDLLRKEGIKAGSMRLRWFRPFPDLDLKGREVVVIDRDYSFGFGGVVAASLKAKTGIDCYNVIAGLGGQEVTYDDIADFVRNRRIGEEMWFGVSE from the coding sequence ATGCTGATGATCTCAACCGGCAACAAGGCCATCGCCGCGGCGGTCAAGCAGGCCCGTCCGTCGGTCGTCGCCGCATACCCGATCACCCCGCAGACCGAGATCATCGAGCAGATCGCCGCCTACGTCGCCGCAGGCGAGATCGAGACCGAGTATATCCCGGTCGAGAGCGAGCACTCGGCGATGGCGGCATGCATCGGGGCCGCGGCCACGGGCGTGCGGACCTTCACCGCGACGAGTTCGCACGGGCTGCTGTACATGCACGAGATGCTCCACTGGGCCACGGGCGCACGCCTGCCCATCGTGATGGCGAACGTGAACCGTGCCGTGGGGCCGGGGTGGAACACCTGGGCCGAGCACACCGACGCCTTCTCCCAGCGCGACACCGGGTGGCTCCAGGTCTTCGTGGGCACGGTTCAGGAGGCCTACGACGCCACGCTCATGGCCTTCCGCATCGCGGAGGACGAGCGGGTGCTCCTGCCGGTGATGGTCAACCTCGACGGGTTCACCCTCTCGCACATCATGCAGTCCCTGGAGACCGTCGACCTCGGCGACTTCATCCCGCCGAACAGGCTTCCGTACGCCATTGACGTGAAGAACCCGATGGGCTACGGGCCGATGACCGGGCCTGACGACTATTTCAGGTTCAGGTGGGATATCGAGCGCTCGATGCGGGACGCCCGCGAGGTGATCCGCGAGACCGAGGAGGAGTTCGCCAGGCGGTTCGGCAGGAAGTACGGTCCGGCCGAGGAATACCTGTGCGAGGACGCCGAGGTCGTCGTCGTCTCGATGGGCACCCTCGGCAAGGAGGCCGAAGTGGCCGTCGACCTTCTCCGCAAGGAAGGGATCAAAGCCGGGTCGATGCGCCTGCGCTGGTTCAGACCGTTCCCCGACCTCGACCTGAAGGGCCGGGAGGTCGTGGTCATCGACCGCGACTACTCGTTCGGGTTCGGCGGGGTCGTGGCGGCCTCGCTCAAGGCAAAGACCGGCATCGACTGCTACAACGTGATCGCCGGCCTCGGCGGGCAGGAGGTCACGTACGACGATATCGCCGACTTCGTGCGGAACCGTCGGATCGGTGAAGAGATGTGGTTCGGGGTGAGCGAGTAA
- a CDS encoding methyl-accepting chemotaxis protein → MPDYEDITERSQDEATRTGVILKGIDLAPAPLQIIDPEYRILYLNQAAADLIGVRAEDCIGKPCHSVFRNSLCNSEACPCRKAMKSGQTETARTELAGGCWIDCSGTPLKDESGLVIGAVESIQDVTPQVRAARDLLEVGEEAQQGNLSVRASLDAEGDFLEIAENVNSLLDAITEPFQIAATAIEQIGRGQIPEKVTGEYEGDFKVLVDDINRCIDELAALSSANAVLKRMTVNDYTLRIEDDFNGIYAEIAAEINTVIDRLLVIQNVSTNIAAGDLSDLENLKKVGRRSENDRMLPALITMEESLTALVEDTERLAEAGAAGNLSVRADVTRHKGSFAEAMNGVNRLFDVVVQPLEEGMKVAASLAEGDYTRPFSEEIQVSGDFKRFKDSLNEIIVKGNAVFRKVQDAAEQVQYGTLEASKGGDQIAKAAEQVANTSQQCADLNKTTLTKMEEISRRISDLSASNEEVASTSQEILSRAELVAQKGRDTQGLGREANEKITVVEKIAHESVEDITQLNDEMHEINKIVKLITDISNQTNLLALNAAIEAARAGEHGRGFAVVAGEVRNLAGESKKATNDIENLISSIQGKSEKTATAISSANNEITASVQSVNNAILALNEIVEGAVAVTHDMGEIARAIEDQANTTNTVVQIVEDGTMMTRESLNQVEDLAALAEETSASTEEIGSAVHELNRLASDLADEMKKFRV, encoded by the coding sequence ATGCCAGACTACGAAGACATCACTGAAAGGTCTCAGGACGAGGCCACCCGAACCGGGGTGATCCTGAAAGGAATAGACCTTGCCCCCGCCCCCCTCCAGATCATCGACCCCGAGTATCGCATTCTCTACCTCAACCAGGCCGCAGCGGACCTGATCGGAGTACGAGCCGAAGACTGCATCGGAAAACCCTGCCACTCCGTTTTCAGGAACAGCCTCTGTAATTCTGAAGCATGCCCCTGCAGAAAAGCCATGAAGAGCGGGCAGACCGAGACTGCGAGAACCGAACTCGCCGGCGGATGCTGGATCGACTGCAGTGGAACGCCACTGAAAGACGAATCCGGCCTTGTCATCGGTGCCGTCGAGTCTATTCAGGACGTCACCCCCCAGGTCAGGGCCGCCAGAGACCTCCTTGAAGTCGGCGAAGAGGCGCAACAGGGTAACCTATCAGTCAGAGCGAGCCTCGACGCCGAAGGCGACTTCCTTGAGATCGCGGAGAACGTCAACTCCCTCCTCGACGCCATCACAGAACCCTTCCAGATCGCCGCAACCGCCATCGAACAGATCGGAAGGGGCCAGATCCCCGAAAAAGTCACCGGCGAATACGAAGGCGACTTCAAGGTTCTCGTCGACGACATCAACCGTTGCATCGACGAGCTTGCAGCCCTTTCCAGTGCCAATGCCGTGCTGAAGCGGATGACCGTGAACGACTATACCCTGCGGATCGAGGACGACTTCAACGGGATCTACGCCGAGATCGCCGCAGAGATCAACACGGTCATCGACCGCCTCCTCGTCATACAGAATGTCAGCACCAATATCGCCGCCGGTGACCTCTCAGACCTTGAAAATCTCAAGAAGGTCGGCAGACGGTCGGAGAACGACCGGATGCTCCCGGCACTCATCACCATGGAGGAGAGCCTCACCGCTCTCGTCGAGGACACCGAGCGGCTCGCAGAAGCAGGAGCAGCAGGAAACCTCTCGGTCAGGGCCGACGTCACTCGCCACAAGGGCTCCTTTGCCGAAGCTATGAATGGGGTCAACCGTCTCTTCGACGTCGTCGTCCAGCCCCTTGAGGAGGGGATGAAGGTCGCCGCCTCCCTTGCAGAGGGAGACTACACCAGGCCGTTCTCAGAGGAGATCCAGGTTTCAGGCGACTTCAAACGCTTCAAAGATTCGCTCAACGAGATCATCGTCAAAGGGAACGCCGTCTTCAGGAAAGTCCAGGACGCGGCTGAACAGGTCCAGTACGGCACCCTCGAGGCGAGCAAGGGCGGCGACCAGATCGCCAAGGCCGCCGAACAGGTGGCAAACACCAGCCAGCAGTGCGCCGACCTGAACAAAACGACCCTCACCAAAATGGAGGAGATCAGCCGACGTATCAGTGACCTCTCCGCGTCCAATGAGGAAGTCGCGAGCACCTCTCAGGAGATCCTCAGTCGCGCCGAACTGGTGGCCCAGAAAGGCCGCGATACCCAGGGGCTCGGGAGGGAGGCCAACGAGAAGATCACGGTCGTCGAAAAGATCGCCCATGAGAGTGTGGAGGACATCACCCAGCTCAACGACGAGATGCACGAGATCAACAAGATCGTCAAGCTGATCACCGACATCTCCAACCAGACCAACCTGCTCGCGCTCAACGCCGCGATCGAGGCGGCTCGGGCGGGCGAGCACGGCCGGGGCTTTGCCGTCGTCGCAGGGGAAGTGAGAAACCTCGCCGGTGAGTCGAAGAAAGCCACCAACGACATCGAGAACCTCATCTCATCCATCCAGGGGAAGAGCGAGAAGACCGCCACGGCGATCAGTTCGGCGAACAACGAGATCACCGCAAGTGTTCAGAGCGTGAACAACGCCATCCTCGCCCTCAACGAGATCGTGGAAGGCGCCGTCGCCGTGACGCACGACATGGGAGAGATCGCCCGGGCCATCGAGGACCAGGCAAACACCACCAACACCGTCGTCCAGATCGTCGAGGACGGGACGATGATGACACGGGAAAGCCTCAACCAGGTCGAAGACCTCGCTGCCCTCGCCGAAGAGACGAGCGCCTCCACCGAGGAGATCGGGAGCGCGGTCCACGAACTCAACCGGCTGGCAAGTGACCTGGCCGACGAGATGAAGAAGTTCAGGGTCTGA
- a CDS encoding DUF362 domain-containing protein, with translation MIRANTTRQEVALVHCRRYDDEEVFRSVERAVDLIGGIGRYVRPGSRVLLKPNLLMGAGPERAVTTHPAVVCAVARLLSAHGCEVVIADSPGAGTRYTRRNLEHAYEKAGFTAAAAYPRVRLSTDTSSREVPCPDGTVMKRFSIINEALNADAIVVVSKAKTHLFTTYSGAVKNLFGVVPGLEKPVFHARFRQPERFAEMLLDLNTCVVPVLHVMDAVVGMEGDGPMSGSPRPIGAVLAAADPTAVDIVTARLMGMDPATLPTINAAVGRGWVSPDFHEIEVVGDDAAAVTVPDFRHPSTHPARPAVSFLNRQVLRFMQGRGTLTRPLPLPDPGRCTGCGRCVLTCPVNAIALEKGKAVVEGERCIRCYCCHEMCEEGAIDLKQGPLSRFVSRLLP, from the coding sequence ATGATCCGGGCAAACACCACGCGACAAGAGGTCGCCCTCGTTCACTGCCGCCGATATGACGACGAGGAGGTCTTTCGGTCCGTCGAGAGGGCCGTCGATCTGATCGGCGGGATCGGGAGATATGTCAGACCAGGAAGCCGGGTGCTCCTCAAGCCCAATCTTCTGATGGGAGCAGGGCCCGAGCGGGCGGTCACCACCCACCCGGCGGTGGTCTGCGCCGTCGCCCGTCTCCTCTCCGCACACGGGTGCGAGGTGGTCATCGCCGATTCGCCGGGGGCCGGGACGCGCTATACGAGACGCAACCTGGAGCATGCCTACGAGAAGGCCGGGTTCACCGCGGCCGCGGCATACCCGCGGGTGAGGTTGAGCACCGACACCTCGTCGCGTGAAGTCCCCTGCCCGGACGGGACGGTGATGAAACGTTTCTCGATCATCAACGAAGCGCTCAACGCCGACGCCATCGTCGTCGTCTCCAAAGCGAAGACCCATCTCTTCACCACCTACTCGGGCGCCGTCAAGAACCTCTTTGGGGTCGTCCCCGGCCTTGAGAAACCGGTCTTTCACGCACGGTTCAGGCAGCCGGAACGGTTCGCCGAGATGCTCCTCGATCTCAACACCTGCGTCGTCCCGGTCCTCCATGTGATGGACGCCGTCGTCGGGATGGAGGGCGACGGCCCGATGTCGGGATCGCCCAGACCGATCGGGGCCGTCCTCGCGGCCGCCGACCCCACGGCCGTCGACATCGTCACGGCACGGTTGATGGGAATGGACCCCGCCACCCTCCCGACGATCAACGCAGCAGTCGGCCGGGGATGGGTGAGCCCGGACTTCCATGAGATCGAGGTGGTCGGCGACGACGCGGCGGCGGTCACCGTCCCCGACTTCAGGCACCCCTCCACCCACCCGGCAAGACCCGCCGTCTCCTTCCTCAACAGGCAGGTGCTCAGGTTCATGCAGGGGCGCGGCACCCTCACCAGGCCCCTGCCTCTTCCCGACCCCGGACGCTGCACCGGGTGCGGGCGGTGCGTCCTCACCTGCCCGGTGAATGCCATCGCCCTCGAGAAGGGAAAGGCCGTGGTGGAGGGAGAGAGATGTATCCGGTGCTATTGTTGCCACGAGATGTGCGAGGAAGGAGCGATCGATCTGAAACAGGGCCCACTCTCCAGGTTCGTCTCACGGCTCCTGCCGTGA
- a CDS encoding chemotaxis protein CheW, with amino-acid sequence MGETIDVVAFELGGTRYALDILLAREIVEMMPVTPVPRAPPHVSGVINLRGEVTNIIDLGTLLQTPEDQTVQNKKIIVLVPDVAGGSNIGMIVDDVHSVMQVAEKDIEEMDSTLCREAYVKGIIRAGTTTDEEGIGGDLIIWIDIKKALEDLGCL; translated from the coding sequence ATGGGAGAGACCATCGATGTCGTGGCATTTGAACTCGGGGGCACACGATATGCCCTTGATATCCTCCTTGCCCGCGAAATCGTCGAGATGATGCCGGTCACGCCGGTGCCGCGGGCACCCCCCCACGTCTCCGGGGTGATCAACCTCAGGGGCGAGGTCACCAATATCATCGACCTCGGCACCCTGCTCCAGACCCCCGAAGACCAGACCGTGCAGAACAAAAAGATCATCGTCCTCGTCCCCGACGTCGCCGGCGGGTCCAACATCGGGATGATCGTCGACGACGTCCACTCGGTGATGCAGGTCGCCGAGAAAGACATCGAGGAGATGGATTCCACGCTCTGCCGCGAGGCCTATGTGAAGGGGATCATCAGGGCCGGCACGACGACGGACGAAGAGGGGATCGGAGGCGACCTCATCATCTGGATCGATATCAAGAAGGCTCTTGAAGACCTCGGATGCCTCTGA
- a CDS encoding 4Fe-4S binding protein has translation MRERLALSKPKKGACGLTGSWRVFRPVVDREKCNQCGICEIHCPDAVIDEELKIDLNFCKGCGICADVCPKKAITMVREEK, from the coding sequence ATGAGAGAACGGCTTGCACTGAGCAAACCAAAGAAGGGCGCATGCGGGCTTACCGGGTCGTGGCGGGTCTTCCGTCCGGTCGTGGACAGGGAGAAATGCAACCAGTGCGGCATCTGCGAGATCCACTGCCCCGACGCGGTCATCGATGAGGAGCTGAAGATCGACCTGAACTTCTGTAAGGGCTGCGGGATCTGCGCGGACGTCTGCCCGAAGAAGGCCATCACGATGGTCAGGGAAGAGAAGTAA
- a CDS encoding 2-oxoacid:acceptor oxidoreductase family protein, translating into MYEIRIHSRGGQGGVTAARLLALAAFRDGKHATACPFYGAERRGAPVVSFVRIDDAPIKIYSQIRNPDMVVVLDASVMETVDVLHGLKEGGKVLINSEHPQEFPGFTSYHVDLTGIALAQDLAIAGTPIINTPFLGAAAKLGIVSVKSVRQAIREMFTDERNVKVAEAAYEELVI; encoded by the coding sequence ATGTATGAGATTCGTATCCACTCCCGCGGCGGACAGGGCGGGGTGACGGCGGCCCGTCTCCTTGCCCTTGCGGCCTTCAGGGACGGGAAACACGCGACCGCCTGCCCCTTCTACGGCGCCGAGCGCCGGGGCGCACCGGTCGTCTCCTTCGTGCGGATCGACGATGCGCCGATCAAGATCTACTCGCAGATCAGGAACCCCGACATGGTGGTCGTCCTGGACGCCTCGGTCATGGAGACCGTGGACGTCCTCCACGGCCTCAAGGAGGGCGGCAAGGTGCTGATCAACAGCGAGCACCCCCAGGAGTTCCCGGGCTTCACCTCCTATCATGTCGACCTGACCGGGATCGCCCTGGCCCAGGACCTCGCCATCGCAGGGACGCCCATCATCAACACCCCCTTCCTGGGTGCGGCGGCAAAACTCGGGATCGTCTCCGTCAAGTCGGTCAGGCAGGCGATCAGGGAGATGTTCACGGACGAACGGAACGTGAAGGTGGCCGAGGCCGCCTACGAGGAGCTGGTCATATGA